A stretch of the Cydia amplana chromosome 6, ilCydAmpl1.1, whole genome shotgun sequence genome encodes the following:
- the LOC134648728 gene encoding pescadillo homolog, whose protein sequence is MVSKKKKKYSSGEGAQFMTRKAALKKLQLSLKDFRRICILKGIYPREPRNRKRAQQGAGGIKTLYHTKDIKFLLHEPIIWKLRDLKVYQQKIRKARAMRQYGQMRKFLRDYPEINIDHIVKERYPTFVDALRDLDDCLTLCFLFSTFPSLKRVPRDQSMLCRRLTVEFMHAVIAAKALRKVFVSVKGYYYQAEIEGQTITWIVPHHFSFQPQSKDEVDFKIMSTFVEFYTMMLGFVNFKLYHSLNLVYPPKLTAAFSPGSEKDLIDERAYVAERIAAMNMSLARVAGSNEAEELPEIDIFNTEDEDPQKLEDAKLEAEKVKKLKTMFKGLKFFINREVPREPLVFLIRCFGGEVSWDRNMFVGATFDETDESINYQIVDRPSMDKQFLSRYYIQPQWVFDSVNARTLLPINKYLMGAVLPPHLSPFVDKTKDQVYIPPEQRALNDPEFKPQNEASDEDIEEASDEDKEDVDNSDEEGDDEALTRQYQEEVAEESTSEDEGEGDELDVEKKKLAKEKKKAMAVTAGLTHKEHPYQKEIEDKQAFRLREKLVRKKHRNLYKSMKAGQEARKKEIWLLRKKRRLHDEKVKEDKKSDKRKQKIQALEAAMA, encoded by the exons ATGGTGtccaagaagaagaagaag TATTCGTCCGGAGAGGGAGCTCAATTTATGACAAGAAAAGCTGCTTTAAAGAAACTGCAGCTCTCTCTTAAAGACTTCCGACGAATTTGCATTTTGAAAGGAATATATCCCAGGGAGCCCCGCAACCGTAAGAGGGCTCAACAGGGCGCCGGTGGCATCAAAACACTCTATCACACAAAGGACATCAAATTCTTGTTACATGAGCCTATAATATGGAAGCTGAGAGATTTAAAA GTGTATCAACAAAAAATCCGCAAAGCAAGAGCTATGCGCCAATATGGACAGATGAGGAAGTTCTTGCGAGACTACCCAGAAATCAATATAGACCATATTGTAAAAGAGAGATACCCTACTTTTGTGGATGCCCTCCGAGACTTGGACGACTGCCTCACTCTGTGCTTCCTGTTCAGCACATTCCCGTCCCTAAAGAGGGTGCCGAGAGACCAGTCCATGCTGTGTAGGAGGCTGACAGTGGAGTTCATGCATGCAGTCATTGCTGCGAAGGCCTTGCGGAAAGTGTTTGTGTCAGTGAAAGGATATTATTATCAAGCTGAAATTGAGGGGCAGACTATAACTTGGATCGTGCCACATCATTTCTCATTccag cCTCAAAGCAAGGATGAAGTAGACTTCAAAATCATGTCTACTTTTGTTGAGTTCTACACAATGATGCTTGGATTTGTGAACTTCAAACTGTACCACTCCTTGAACTTGGTATATCCTCCAAAACTGACTGCAGCATTCTCACCCGGCTCAGAGAAGGATCTCATTGACGAAAGAGCTTATGTAGCTGAAAGAATCGCAGCCATGAATATGTCTCTAGCCAGAGTAGCTGGCTCAAACGAAGCTGAAGAGTTGCCTGAAATTGACATATTCAACACCGAGGATGAAGACCCACAGAAACTGGAAGACGCAAAGCTTGAAGCCGAAAAAGTGAAGAAACTCAAAACCATGTTCAAAGGCTTAAAGTTTTTCATCAACAGGGAAGTCCCTCGAGAACCTTTGGTGTTCCTGATTCGCTGCTTCGGGGGTGAGGTGTCATGGGACCGCAATATGTTTGTTGGGGCGACTTTCGATGAGACAGATGAGTCGATAAACTACCAGATTGTGGACAGACCGAGCATGGACAAGCAGTTCCTTTCCCGCTACTACATACAGCCCCAGTGGGTGTTTGACAGTGTCAACGCAAGGACTCTGCTGCCTATCAACAAGTACTTGATGGGTGCTGTGCTGCCCCCGCATTTGTCTCCGTTTGTGGACAAGACTAAGGATCAAGTGTACATTCCACCTGAGCAGAGAGCACTCAATGATCCTGAATTTAAGCCTCAGA ATGAAGCCTCGGATGAAGATATCGAGGAAGCCAGTGATGAAGACAAGGAAGACGTGGACAATTCGGATGAAGAAGgtgatgatgaagcattgaccCGACAGTACCAGGAGGAGGTGGCCGAAGAGTCGACTTCTGAGGACGAAGGGGAAGGTGATGAGCTGGATGTTGAGAAGAAGAAGTTGGCAAAGGAAAAG AAAAAGGCAATGGCGGTTACAGCGGGTTTAACTCACAAAGAACACCCCTATCAAAAAGAAATAGAGGACAAGCAAGCCTTCAGGCTTCGCGAGAAACTCGTCCGCAAGAAACATCGGAACCTCTACAAGAGCATGAAGGCCGGCCAAGAAGCCCGCAAGAAGGAAATCTGGCTGCTCAGGAAAAAGAGGCGTTTACACGATGAAAAGGTCAAGgaagacaagaaaagtgatAAGCGGAAGCAGAAGATACAGGCTTTGGAGGCGGCCATGGCTTAA
- the LOC134648729 gene encoding uncharacterized protein LOC134648729 — protein sequence MFKGFAVLALAFASARGHLAWPGGDFQAVQGLYIKPSGDGTTGDLYVAATEDNGVSSQWLTDQPVNFLAAGSHPQPTALPLFSALSNALPLEESTSTQKRAAITGAAAKYAYGLPAESGYSSYGYAGIQAPKSEAVPATATKPEASGSAVPQYAYNYLYPHMVHAAYSSALKVLKDAGVGSEDASNNNAVAPYPTSYWPASYYPMHYIMTDPTAWAKKHAAALTTSTAATPVDSDEEKPELNL from the coding sequence atgttCAAAGGATTTGCGGTACTCGCATTGGCTTTCGCCTCAGCCAGGGGACATCTAGCGTGGCCTGGAGGCGATTTCCAGGCAGTGCAGGGGCTCTACATTAAGCCCTCTGGCGACGGCACTACAGGAGACCTCTACGTAGCCGCCACGGAAGACAACGGAGTCAGCTCGCAGTGGCTGACCGACCAGCCAGTCAACTTCCTGGCAGCTGGATCACATCCTCAACCTACCGCTCTACCTTTATTTTCAGCACTAAGTAACGCTCTACCACTGGAGGAATCGACTAGTACTCaaaagcgcgccgcaatcacaGGCGCAGCTGCAAAATACGCCTACGGCCTGCCTGCTGAATCTGGTTACTCATCATACGGCTACGCTGGTATCCAGGCTCCCAAGTCTGAAGCAGTTCCGGCGACTGCTACCAAGCCAGAGGCCTCGGGTTCTGCTGTTCCTCAATATGCATACAATTACTTGTATCCTCATATGGTGCACGCCGCCTACTCTAGCGCCTTAAAGGTCTTAAAGGATGCTGGTGTAGGTAGCGAGGATGCGTCTAACAACAATGCGGTTGCGCCGTACCCGACATCCTATTGGCCTGCTTCCTACTACCCCATGCATTACATAATGACGGACCCTACTGCTTGGGCTAAGAAGCATGCCGCCGCTTTAACAACGTCTACTGCTGCCACTCCAGTAGACTCTGATGAAGAAAAGCCTGAATTAAATCTTTAA